The following are encoded in a window of Carassius auratus strain Wakin chromosome 6, ASM336829v1, whole genome shotgun sequence genomic DNA:
- the LOC113093990 gene encoding cytoplasmic protein NCK2-like gives MSEEAIVIAKWDYTAQQDQELDIRKNERLWLLDDSKTWWRVRNASNRTGYVPSNYVERKNSLKKGSLVKNLKDTLGLGKTKRKMSTREASPTPSTDEYSSNGGGAERIYDLNTPAVAKFAYNAEREDELSLVKGAQLMVLEKCSDGWWRGSYNGQMGWFPSNYVQEEEVEDTSADFPAVFTSRPDLSNGQGPRVLHSVQTLYPFSSVTDEELNFEKGEMMEVLEKPENDPEWWRCKNCRGQVGLVPKNYVVVLNDGPLASGSHSQQNNHTGPSRTGKFAGKDWYYGSVTRNQAESALNERGVEGDFLVRDSESSPSDFSVSLKAVGKNKHFKVQLSNGVYCIGQRRFNTMDELLEHYKKAPIFTSEHGEKLYLIKPLQ, from the exons ATGTCAGAGGAGGCGATTGTTATTGCCAAGTGGGACTATACGGCACAGCAAGACCAGGAACTTGACATTAGGAAAAACGAGCGCTTGTGGCTCCTGGATGATTCAAAAACGTGGTGGCGAGTACGAAATGCATCCAACAGAACAGGCTATGTCCCTTCCAATTACGTCGAACGCAAGAACAGTCTAAAGAAAGGCTCTCTGGTGAAAAATCTCAAAGATACACTTG GCTTGGGAAAAACGAAACGCAAAATGAGCACACGGGAAGCCTCTCCAACACCCAGCACGGATGAGTACTCGTCTAACGGGGGTGGAGCAGAAAGAATATATGACCTGAACACTCCAGCGGTGGCGAAGTTTGCCTACAATGCGGAGCGGGAGGATGAGCTCAGCCTGGTGAAGGGAGCCCAGCTGATGGTGTTGGAGAAATGCAGTGACGGCTGGTGGAGGGGCAGCTATAATGGTCAGATGGGCTGGTTCCCTTCCAACTACGTCCAGGAGGAAGAGGTGGAGGACACGTCAGCTGACTTTCCCGCTGTCTTCACCTCAAGGCCAGACCTCAGTAACGGTCAGGGCCCCAGAGTCCTTCACTCTGTTCAGACGCTTTACCCCTTCAGTTCCGTCACGGATGAGGAGCTGAACTTTGAGAAGGGCGAGATGATGGAGGTGCTGGAGAAGCCAGAGAATGACCCAGAATGGTGGAGGTGTAAGAACTGCCGTGGGCAGGTGGGTCTGGTGCCAAAGAACTATGTGGTTGTGCTCAATGATGGTCCATTAGCCTCGGGCTCCCATTCCCAGCAGAATAACCACACGGGACCCTCCCGCACGGGGAAATTCGCCGGAAAGGACTGGTACTATGGCAGCGTGACACGGAACCAGGCTGAGAGTGCACTGAACGAGAGGGGTGTGGAGGGAGACTTCCTTGTGCGGGACAGCGAGTCCTCT CCGAGTGATTTCTCAGTGTCTCTGAAAGCAGTCGGGAAGAACAAACACTTTAAAGTGCAGCTGTCGAATGGAGTTTACTGCATCGGTCAACGCCGCTTCAATACTATGGATGAACTGTTAGAGCACTACAAAAAAGCTCCCATCTTTACAAGTGAACATGGAGAGAAGCTTTACCTTATCAAACCCCTCCAGTGA